A single genomic interval of Nostoc commune NIES-4072 harbors:
- a CDS encoding ABC transporter substrate-binding protein, with product MKKISAALTFSIATLAIGFLVGACGDNSTPNGTANTGSTATPAANSTTTSSDKGLKIGSLLPTTGDLASVGQQMLGSVPLLVETVNACGGVNGEPVTLVQVDDQTDPRAGAAGMTKLATLDKVAGVVGSFASSVSSAAVSIATPNKVMLVSPGSTSPVFTEKAQKGDYKGFWARTAPPDTYQALALAQLANKKGFKRVSTVVINNDYGVGFEKAFVQTFEKLGGTIVNKDKPVRYDPKAQTFDTEAAAAFAGKPDAVLAVLYAETGSLFLKAAYQQGVTKGVQILLTDGVKSPTFPEQVGKDGDKYILTGAIGTVPGSDGKALEAFNKLWKDKKGGAPGEYAPQAWDAAALLTLAAQAAKQNTGVGIASKIREVADGPGTEVTDVCEGLKLLKDGKKINYQGASGNVDVDANGDVVGVYDVWTVGDDGKIKVIDKVTPK from the coding sequence ATGAAAAAGATTAGTGCCGCCTTAACCTTCAGTATAGCTACCCTAGCAATTGGATTCCTAGTTGGGGCTTGTGGTGATAATAGTACCCCCAATGGCACAGCTAACACCGGAAGTACCGCTACCCCAGCAGCAAACTCAACTACTACAAGCAGTGATAAAGGGCTAAAAATTGGTTCCCTGCTACCGACAACAGGCGACTTAGCTTCTGTTGGACAGCAGATGCTAGGTTCTGTTCCTTTACTCGTAGAGACTGTCAACGCTTGCGGTGGGGTGAATGGCGAACCAGTTACCTTGGTACAAGTAGACGACCAAACCGACCCCAGAGCTGGTGCAGCTGGTATGACCAAACTTGCAACTTTAGATAAAGTGGCAGGTGTTGTTGGCTCCTTTGCCAGTAGCGTTTCTAGTGCAGCAGTCTCCATTGCCACACCGAATAAAGTCATGCTAGTTTCCCCTGGTAGTACCAGTCCTGTCTTTACTGAAAAGGCCCAAAAAGGCGACTATAAAGGCTTTTGGGCGCGTACTGCTCCCCCCGATACTTACCAAGCACTAGCTTTAGCGCAACTTGCCAATAAAAAAGGTTTCAAGCGAGTTTCTACAGTTGTGATTAATAACGACTATGGCGTTGGCTTTGAAAAAGCATTTGTGCAAACTTTTGAAAAATTGGGTGGAACTATAGTTAATAAAGATAAGCCTGTTCGCTACGATCCGAAAGCTCAGACATTTGATACAGAAGCGGCGGCTGCTTTTGCTGGTAAACCAGATGCAGTCCTAGCTGTACTGTATGCTGAAACTGGTAGTCTGTTCCTAAAAGCCGCTTATCAGCAAGGTGTCACGAAGGGAGTACAAATTTTGCTGACAGATGGAGTGAAATCACCTACTTTTCCCGAACAAGTTGGCAAAGATGGTGATAAATATATTTTAACTGGAGCGATCGGTACAGTACCTGGTTCCGATGGTAAAGCACTAGAAGCTTTTAACAAGCTATGGAAGGATAAAAAGGGTGGTGCGCCAGGAGAATACGCTCCTCAAGCTTGGGATGCGGCTGCCTTATTGACGTTGGCTGCACAAGCTGCTAAACAAAATACAGGAGTTGGTATAGCTAGCAAAATCCGTGAAGTGGCTGATGGGCCTGGCACAGAAGTTACCGATGTCTGCGAGGGATTGAAGTTACTTAAAGATGGTAAAAAGATTAACTATCAAGGAGCCAGTGGCAATGTAGATGTTGATGCTAACGGCGATGTCGTCGGTGTTTATGATGTTTGGACAGTAGGAGACGATGGCAAAATCAAGGTAATTGACAAAGTTACCCCCAAGTAA